From Xenopus laevis strain J_2021 chromosome 7L, Xenopus_laevis_v10.1, whole genome shotgun sequence, one genomic window encodes:
- the LOC108697054 gene encoding uncharacterized protein LOC108697054, whose amino-acid sequence MEKTLFIASALAVLMPTGFCLSCYQCTINEQYKCVGAYKLCAKKEVCFTAFATTAQSGPFVVGRICATANKCDQSFSYLINGQKATISTSCCKTNKCKPAPQVKKNALKCPFCVADESGSCIADQTYECTGPEDKCFSYYSAGPRKQLLARGCASSNICNTPLKNTIVPPVYQNGKAICEDEESDQTDDAGDEDDSR is encoded by the exons ATGGAAAAGACACTTTTTATAGCCTCGGCGCTTGCTGTTCTGATGCCTACAG GGTTTTGTTTATCCTGCTATCAGTGCACAATAAATGAACAGTACAAATGTGTAGGAGCTTATAAACTATGTGCAAAAAAAGAAGTCTGCTTTACAGCATTTGCTACAACGG cACAATCAGGTCCTTTCGTTGTTGGACGGATTTGTGCAACGGCAAATAAATGCGACCAGTCATTCAGCTACCTGATAAATGGTCAGAAAGCTACAATTTCAACCTCCtgctgcaaaacaaacaaatgcaagcCCGCTCCACAAG ttaaaaaaaatgcattaaagtgccCATTCTGTGTCGCCGATGAATCTGGCAGCTGTATTGCAGACCAGACCTACGAATGCACAGGACCAGAAGACAAATGCTTTTCCTATTATTCTGCAG GCCCCCGAAAGCAACTTCTAGCCCGTGGCTGCGCATCTTCAAATATCTGCAATACCCCCCTTAAAAATACAATTGTTCCTCCAGTATATCAAAATGGAAAAGCAATATGTGAAGATGAAGAGAGTGACCAAACTGATGATGCCGGCGATGAAGATGACTCCAGATAG